From Spirochaeta isovalerica, one genomic window encodes:
- a CDS encoding Rrf2 family transcriptional regulator yields MKITYKGDYSLKVILELACHYPDKLIHIEDIANRQDIPRKFLEQILLNLKRGGFLVSRKGARGGYALARPPREITLGEVVRYIEGSVYPISCIDCEAPSPCNELSTCIFAPVWRSVGDAISSIIDSVDFEKLKEDYLLKKNGYIPDYQI; encoded by the coding sequence GTGAAAATTACATATAAAGGCGATTATTCCCTCAAAGTTATTCTCGAACTGGCCTGTCATTACCCCGACAAGCTGATTCATATCGAGGATATCGCCAACAGGCAGGATATCCCCCGGAAATTTCTGGAGCAGATCCTGCTTAATTTGAAACGGGGCGGTTTTCTGGTGAGCCGCAAAGGAGCCAGGGGTGGTTACGCTCTGGCCCGTCCTCCCAGAGAAATAACACTCGGAGAGGTTGTCCGATATATTGAAGGTTCAGTGTATCCCATCTCCTGTATCGACTGCGAGGCTCCGTCTCCATGCAACGAGCTGTCGACTTGCATTTTCGCTCCGGTCTGGCGGAGCGTCGGCGATGCCATTTCCTCTATTATCGACAGTGTCGATTTCGAAAAGCTGAAAGAAGATTACCTTTTGAAAAAGAACGGATACATCCCCGATTATCAGATTTAA